In Porites lutea chromosome 9, jaPorLute2.1, whole genome shotgun sequence, a single window of DNA contains:
- the LOC140948492 gene encoding type I iodothyronine deiodinase-like encodes MLQNMSKLSTVFMYYVGSVTLLLAFSIFRLLKLFPFAQPIVCELFNKMATIKLRREDFAHTLFTRPMFESMRSSILLELQKRAQVGNLAPDSLVLSVDGKSSYQLLDFCKGNRPLVINFCSWTCPIFRARVGEYLSIVREFSDVADFLTVYIEEAHPSDAWAFENNVSIKTHRTLEERCKAAQMMIDSTVFQCPVVVDNMQDTANKAYAGMPIRLYILKGRKVEYAGGIGPTFYRLDEVTEWLQRNKMALLRNNRHRA; translated from the exons ATGTTGCAAAATATGAGCAAGCTTTCAACAGTGTTCATGTACTACGTTGGATCTGTTACACTGCTTCTCGCGTTTTCCATCTTTCGCCTATTGAAACTTTTTCCGTTTGCGCAGCCCATTGTCTGTGAACTGTTTAACAAGATGGCGACGATTAAACTGCGTCGTGAAGACTTCGCGCACACGCTTTTCACTCGACCCATGTTCGAGTCAATGCGTTCTTCGATCTTACTGGAGCTTCAGAAAAGGGCGCAAGTAGGAAACCTGGCCCCAGACTCTCTCGTGCTTTCCGTCGATGGCAAGTCGAGCTATCAACTGTTAGACTTTTGCAAGGGAAACCGTCCACTGGTGATCAACTTTTGCAGCTGGACCTGTCCAATTTTTCGAGCAAGAGTGGGAGAATATCTCAGCATTGTGCGAGAGTTTAGTGACGTGGCTGATTTTCTGACGGTGTACATTGAGGAGGCTCATCCAAGCGATGCATGGGCATTTGAG AACAACGTCAGCATTAAAACACACCGAACTTTGGAGGAAAGATGTAAGGCGGCACAGATGATGATTGACTCCACTGTATTTCAATGCCCTGTTGTGGTGGACAACATGCAAGACACGGCAAACAAGGCGTATGCTGGCATGCCTATCAGATTGTATATCTTAAAAGGGCGGAAAGTGGAATACGCTGGCGGCATCGGACCTACGTTTTACCGTCTGGACGAAGTGACAGAATGGTTGCAGCGGAACAAAATGGCTTTACTTCGAAATAACAGGCATAGAGCTTAA
- the LOC140948384 gene encoding thyroxine 5-deiodinase-like, with product MRIHAAMLRQMTAMLSYCAGTVLLLFAFLCLRVLRLLPWGKSTWAKLWKIATTIDLPMADYWNSLFTWHMFQSVRAAILCELQKSARLGQRAPNPSVVTLDGTSHPHLLNFCRGNRPLVLNFGSWSCPVFRARTQEFLSIVRQFRDVVDFLTVYIEEAHPSNGWAFENNVVIPAHETLGQRCQAARLMLSSVKFDCPVVVDTMDDEASRAYGGLPIRLYIIKNNKIELAGGMGPTFYAPKEVEQWLKDYRAEIIRSGRHRA from the exons ATGCGAATTCACGCCGCGATGTTGCGACAGATGACAGCCATGCTGTCTTATTGCGCGGGAACGGTATTGCTGCTTTTCGCGTTTTTGTGCCTCCGTGTTCTACGCCTTCTTCCTTGGGGCAAATCGACCTGGGCCAAACTTTGGAAAATAGCAACGACAATCGACCTACCTATGGCAGACTACTGGAATTCACTGTTCACATGGCACATGTTTCAATCTGTGCGTGCTGCAATTTTGTGCGAACTGCAAAAATCTGCGCGGTTGGGACAGCGCGCTCCGAATCCCTCTGTAGTTACGTTAGACGGGACTTCACATCCTCATTTGCTGAACTTTTGCAGGGGAAACCGCCCACTAGTGCTAAATTTTGGCAGTTGGTCATGTCCTGTTTTTAGAGCGAGAACACAAGAGTTTCTCAGTATTGTGCGCCAATTCCGTGATGTGGTTGACTTCCTCACTGTGTACATAGAGGAGGCGCATCCTTCTAATGGATGGGCGTTTGAG AACAATGTTGTAATTCCCGCTCATGAAACATTGGGACAAAGATGTCAGGCAGCGCGACTCATGTTGAGTTCAGTAAAATTTGACTGTCCCGTTGTAGTGGACACAATGGACGATGAGGCAAGTAGGGCTTATGGAGGCCTGCCGATCCGATTGtatattataaaaaataataaaatagaacTCGCTGGTGGGATGGGGCCAACGTTTTACGCCCCAAAAGAGGTGGAACAGTGGCTAAAGGATTATAGGGCAGAAATTATTAGAAGTGGCCGCCACAGGGCATGA
- the LOC140947410 gene encoding thyroxine 5-deiodinase-like: MSVSVAVHFYTASLALLLAFAILRFLFCTLVFRKLVVRLFVKFAGAEISQEVYGDSLFGWEMYKAVTTALMIDMKKKAKRGKEAPNPSLMSADGQSRSYLLDFARESRPLVVNFGSCTCPVFMERLREFENIMAEFSDIADFLVIYISEAHPKDGWAFQTEFDVKQHRTLEERIRAAQLMLSSCNLQAPVLVDFTDNEANLAYGALPIRLCIILNGRVEFTGGMGPTFYNPEEVRRWLNRWKEREIKV; encoded by the exons ATGTCAGTTTCTGTGGCAGTTCATTTCTACACAGCCTCCTTGGCGTTGCTGCTAGCCTTTGCAATCCTCCGCTTTCTCTTCTGCACTCTGGTTTTTCGCAAACTGGTCGTGCGGCTCTTCGTCAAGTTCGCGGGAGCGGAGATCAGTCAAGAAGTGTACGGAGACAGCTTGTTCGGATGGGAGATGTACAAAGCAGTGACGACTGCCTTAATGATAGACATGAAGAAGAAGGCTAAGCGGGGCAAAGAGGCGCCCAATCCCTCGTTGATGTCAGCAGACGGACAATCGCGTTCTTATCTCTTAGACTTCGCAAGAGAAAGTAGGCCACTCGTTGTCAACTTTGGCAGTTGCACGTGCCCTGTTTTTATGGAGCGACTCCGCGAGTTTGAGAACATCATGGCAGAGTTTAGTGACATCGCAGATTTTCTTGTCATATACATCTCCGAGGCACACCCCAAAGATGGTTGGGCTTTTCAG ACAGAGTTTGACGTCAAGCAACATCGCACGTTGGAGGAAAGGATCAGAGCGGCCCAACTGATGCTGAGCTCCTGCAATCTTCAGGCCCCAGTCCTGGTGGATTTCACGGACAACGAGGCGAATTTAGCTTATGGCGCGCTGCCAATTCGGCTCTGTATCATCTTAAATGGTCGAGTAGAGTTTACTGGTGGAATGGGACCGACATTTTACAATCCCGAGGAGGTTAGAAGATGGTTAAACAGatggaaagaaagagaaatcaaAGTGTAA